The proteins below come from a single Fusobacterium nucleatum genomic window:
- a CDS encoding conjugal transfer protein TraD gives MEQNYDDKIKEVKNSLNKLETKKNKTNSLTRKERAAHLIQKGALLEIAGIDNVDSETLLGYFLWFKDVPEEKLEKLKARGREEFERRKK, from the coding sequence ATGGAACAAAACTATGATGATAAGATAAAGGAAGTTAAAAATAGTTTAAATAAGCTAGAAACTAAAAAGAATAAGACAAATTCCTTAACAAGAAAAGAAAGAGCAGCTCATTTAATACAAAAGGGAGCATTATTAGAAATAGCTGGAATAGATAATGTAGACAGTGAAACACTATTAGGTTATTTCCTATGGTTTAAAGATGTACCAGAAGAAAAGTTAGAGAAGTTAAAAGCTAGAGGTAGGGAGGAGTTTGAGAGGAGAAAGAAGTAG
- a CDS encoding helicase-related protein has translation MESTLTAFYTPKVVIDNIYTKLIEFGFKEGRILEPSCAVGNFIGNLPKELDSSQVYGVELDSISGNIAKQLYPQSEIQVKGFEETNFSNNFFDIAIGNVPFGNFKILDREYDRYNFLIHDYFFAKTIDKVKSGGIIAFITSSGTLDKKDNSIRKYLGERCELLGAVRLPNSAFKGVAGTEVTSDILFLKKRDKVQELDNETWYEIAEDKNGLKYNKYFVDNPEMIIGEMKEVNGPFGITLTCSLEDTNFEERLKSALENIKGEFTATLEKEEPKTITLSDENIRNFSYVAKNNKIYFKENNELVLQEFSQKDIRKIEKYVELSQTLRNVIKIQKEDITDERLAKEQEKLNNIYDDFFNRYGSLNSYANSKILREDSTYPLLSATEVLDEQGNFKRKGDIFFKRTIKKPVAIEKVDTPQEALILSISQKGKVDLEYMESLTNMDKSDIINDLKSQIFLDIKLNNENILDIRKDAPDAFRYITKDEYLSGNILNKIKDIERYEEILFNLPDEYQINLELLNYQKKELEKVMPKPLEASEINIRLGSTWIPPEYIKDFIRETLKTSPYVTYRIEVNYSEYNSEWNIKGKSIDSTNPLSNMTYGTDRVNAYKLIEDSLNLRDTRVFDYVLDEEGKKVAVLNKKETMLAGQKQDLLKEEFKNWIFKEPQRRKDLVKIYNERFNAIRLREYDGSNLTFDGINPEIQLRPHQLNAIARTLYGGNTLLAHVVGAGKTFEMVASAMESKRLGLCNKSLFVVPNHLTEQIGREFMQLYPGANIMVAKKKDFEPNNRKKFIGRIATGEYDAIIIGHSQFEKIPMSKGYQERHLREEINDIIVNIKKLKEENDQKFTVKQLEMTRKKLETKLKKLNDDFKKDNVINFEDLGVDRLYVDEAHSFKNLYLFTKMRNVAGIGQTEALKSSDMFMKCRYMDEITGGKGIVFATGTPVSNSMSELYTIQRYLQFEDLKKLGLHHFDSWASTFGETTAAMELSPEGNGYRVKTRFSKFYNLPELMTQVKQFADIQAADMLNLPTPEVEYKKILTKPTPEQKEILESLSERAELVRNKEVEATEDNMLKITNDGKKLALDQRLINEMFPDDPNSKVNTCVDNIYNIWEKTKENKSTQLVFSDMSTPKGNDEFNIYDDIKKKLIARGIPEKEIAFIHSAGNEQQKDEMFAKVRSGDIRILLGSTQKMGAGTNVQTKLIALHDLDVPWRPSDLEQRAGRIVRQGNENEKVEVYRYVTESTFDAYLWQTIENKQKFISQVMTSKTPVRVAEDVDESSLSYAEIKALATGNPLIKEKMDLDLEVNKLSMLEANYKSNLYSLEDKILNHFPQKIEEEEKIINNMKVDIDRVEIRPNTENRFTSIILNGEKITDKKVAGASLLMAMSSVKTDTPTKIGEYRGFTLYSYYDTFSKVYKGILEYKGKHFTDFGNDSLGNIQRLDNLLDKIPDRLKDRETKLQEIKENFERAKEEVKRPFEKADILKEKKSRLNELNKLLNIGENIKTNTWNKRKQELSIAD, from the coding sequence ATGGAAAGCACCTTAACAGCTTTCTATACTCCAAAAGTTGTAATTGATAATATTTATACAAAGTTGATAGAATTTGGCTTTAAAGAGGGAAGAATTCTTGAGCCTAGTTGTGCAGTAGGTAACTTTATAGGAAACTTGCCAAAAGAATTAGACAGTAGCCAAGTATATGGTGTGGAACTTGATAGCATTAGTGGAAATATTGCAAAACAGTTATATCCTCAAAGTGAGATACAAGTAAAAGGCTTTGAAGAAACCAATTTTAGCAATAATTTCTTTGATATTGCCATTGGAAATGTACCATTTGGAAATTTTAAAATACTTGATAGAGAATATGACAGATATAATTTTCTAATTCATGATTATTTCTTTGCTAAAACTATTGATAAGGTAAAAAGTGGAGGAATAATTGCTTTTATTACTTCATCAGGAACACTTGATAAAAAGGATAATTCTATTAGAAAGTATTTAGGAGAGAGATGTGAACTTTTAGGTGCTGTAAGACTTCCTAATAGTGCATTTAAAGGTGTAGCAGGGACAGAAGTTACCTCAGATATATTGTTTTTAAAGAAAAGAGATAAAGTTCAAGAATTAGATAATGAAACTTGGTATGAGATTGCAGAAGATAAAAATGGGCTAAAATATAATAAATACTTTGTAGATAACCCAGAAATGATTATTGGAGAGATGAAGGAAGTTAATGGTCCTTTTGGAATAACCCTAACTTGTTCTTTGGAAGATACAAACTTTGAAGAAAGATTAAAAAGTGCATTAGAAAATATAAAGGGAGAATTTACAGCAACATTAGAAAAAGAAGAGCCTAAAACTATAACTTTATCTGACGAAAATATTAGAAATTTCTCTTATGTTGCAAAAAATAATAAAATTTATTTTAAAGAAAATAATGAGTTAGTATTACAAGAATTTTCACAAAAAGATATTAGAAAAATTGAAAAATATGTAGAGCTATCACAAACTTTAAGAAATGTTATCAAAATTCAAAAAGAAGATATAACAGATGAAAGATTAGCTAAGGAGCAAGAAAAATTAAATAATATATATGATGATTTCTTTAATAGATATGGATCTCTAAACTCTTATGCAAATAGTAAAATACTTCGTGAAGATTCTACCTATCCTCTTTTATCAGCTACTGAGGTTTTAGATGAACAAGGTAATTTTAAAAGAAAAGGGGATATATTTTTCAAAAGAACTATTAAAAAACCAGTAGCTATTGAAAAAGTAGATACTCCACAAGAAGCACTAATTTTAAGTATTTCTCAAAAGGGAAAAGTTGATCTTGAATATATGGAAAGTCTAACAAATATGGATAAATCTGATATTATCAATGATTTAAAAAGTCAGATATTTCTTGATATTAAATTAAATAATGAAAATATATTAGATATTAGAAAAGATGCTCCTGATGCATTTAGATATATTACAAAAGATGAATATCTAAGTGGAAATATTTTAAATAAAATAAAGGATATAGAAAGATATGAGGAAATCTTATTTAACCTACCTGATGAATATCAAATAAATTTAGAGCTACTTAATTATCAAAAGAAAGAACTAGAAAAGGTTATGCCAAAGCCATTGGAGGCAAGTGAGATAAATATAAGACTTGGATCAACTTGGATACCTCCTGAATATATTAAGGATTTTATAAGGGAAACTTTAAAAACATCGCCTTATGTAACATATAGAATAGAAGTTAATTATTCAGAATATAATTCAGAGTGGAATATAAAGGGAAAAAGTATTGATAGTACAAATCCTCTATCAAATATGACTTACGGAACAGATAGAGTTAATGCTTATAAACTAATTGAAGATAGTTTAAATTTAAGAGATACTAGAGTTTTTGATTATGTTCTTGATGAAGAAGGTAAAAAAGTAGCTGTACTTAATAAGAAAGAAACAATGCTTGCAGGACAAAAACAAGACTTATTAAAAGAAGAATTTAAAAACTGGATATTTAAAGAGCCTCAAAGAAGAAAAGATTTAGTTAAAATATATAATGAAAGATTTAATGCTATAAGGCTTAGGGAATATGATGGTTCTAATTTAACTTTTGATGGAATAAATCCTGAGATACAGCTAAGACCTCATCAATTAAATGCTATAGCAAGAACTTTATATGGAGGTAATACACTTCTTGCTCATGTGGTAGGAGCTGGAAAAACCTTTGAGATGGTTGCAAGTGCAATGGAAAGTAAAAGACTAGGATTATGTAATAAATCTTTGTTTGTTGTTCCTAATCACCTGACAGAGCAAATAGGAAGAGAGTTTATGCAGCTATATCCTGGTGCAAATATTATGGTTGCTAAAAAGAAAGACTTTGAGCCTAATAATAGAAAGAAATTTATTGGAAGAATAGCAACAGGAGAGTATGATGCAATAATAATAGGACATAGCCAATTTGAGAAAATACCAATGAGTAAAGGATATCAAGAAAGACATCTTAGAGAAGAGATAAATGATATTATAGTCAATATTAAGAAATTAAAAGAAGAAAATGACCAAAAATTTACTGTAAAGCAATTAGAGATGACTAGAAAGAAATTAGAAACTAAATTAAAAAAACTAAATGATGACTTTAAAAAAGATAATGTTATTAACTTTGAAGATTTAGGAGTTGATAGACTCTATGTTGATGAGGCTCATTCATTTAAAAATCTATATCTTTTCACAAAGATGAGAAATGTGGCAGGGATAGGACAAACAGAAGCACTTAAAAGTAGTGATATGTTTATGAAGTGTAGGTACATGGATGAGATAACAGGAGGTAAAGGAATTGTCTTTGCAACAGGAACACCAGTATCTAATTCAATGTCTGAGTTATACACTATACAAAGATATTTACAATTTGAAGATTTAAAGAAATTAGGATTACATCATTTTGATAGTTGGGCTTCTACTTTTGGAGAAACAACAGCAGCAATGGAACTATCCCCAGAAGGAAATGGATATAGAGTTAAAACGAGATTTTCTAAATTCTATAATTTACCAGAGCTTATGACACAAGTAAAACAATTTGCAGATATTCAAGCAGCAGATATGCTTAATCTTCCTACACCAGAAGTGGAGTACAAAAAAATCCTAACAAAACCTACTCCTGAACAAAAAGAAATTTTAGAAAGTTTAAGTGAAAGAGCTGAATTAGTAAGAAATAAAGAGGTAGAAGCAACAGAAGATAATATGCTTAAAATCACGAACGATGGTAAGAAGTTAGCCTTAGACCAAAGACTTATAAATGAAATGTTCCCTGATGATCCAAATAGTAAAGTCAATACTTGTGTAGATAATATTTACAATATATGGGAAAAGACAAAAGAAAATAAGTCAACACAATTAGTATTTTCTGATATGTCCACACCAAAAGGAAATGATGAATTTAATATATATGATGATATTAAGAAAAAATTAATAGCAAGAGGTATTCCTGAAAAAGAAATAGCCTTTATCCATAGTGCAGGGAATGAGCAACAAAAAGATGAAATGTTTGCAAAAGTAAGAAGTGGAGATATACGAATTTTACTTGGCTCAACTCAAAAGATGGGAGCTGGAACTAATGTGCAAACAAAACTTATTGCTCTTCATGATTTAGATGTTCCCTGGCGACCATCTGATTTAGAACAAAGAGCAGGAAGAATTGTAAGGCAAGGAAATGAAAATGAAAAAGTTGAAGTTTATAGATATGTTACAGAATCTACATTTGACGCATATTTATGGCAAACAATAGAGAATAAGCAGAAATTTATATCTCAAGTTATGACTTCAAAAACCCCTGTTCGTGTGGCAGAGGATGTGGATGAGAGCTCACTAAGTTATGCTGAGATAAAGGCTCTTGCTACTGGAAATCCTTTAATAAAAGAGAAAATGGACCTTGATTTAGAAGTAAACAAATTATCTATGTTAGAAGCAAATTATAAAAGTAATTTATATAGCTTAGAAGATAAAATTTTAAACCATTTTCCACAAAAAATAGAGGAAGAAGAAAAAATTATCAATAATATGAAGGTTGATATTGATAGAGTTGAAATACGACCTAATACAGAGAATAGGTTTACCTCTATTATTTTAAATGGAGAGAAAATAACTGACAAGAAAGTTGCAGGAGCCAGTCTTTTAATGGCTATGAGTTCTGTAAAAACTGATACTCCAACTAAAATAGGAGAATATAGAGGTTTTACATTATATTCATACTATGATACCTTTTCTAAGGTTTATAAGGGAATTTTAGAATACAAAGGAAAACATTTTACTGACTTTGGAAATGATTCTCTGGGAAATATCCAAAGATTAGATAATTTATTGGATAAGATACCAGATAGATTAAAAGATAGAGAGACAAAACTACAAGAGATAAAGGAAAATTTTGAAAGAGCAAAAGAAGAGGTAAAAAGACCATTTGAAAAAGCTGATATATTAAAAGAAAAAAAGAGTAGATTAAATGAACTTAATAAGCTACTTAATATTGGAGAAAATATAAAAACTAATACTTGGAATAAGAGAAAACAAGAATTAAGTATAGCAGATTAG